The Impatiens glandulifera chromosome 3, dImpGla2.1, whole genome shotgun sequence genome contains a region encoding:
- the LOC124929381 gene encoding protein TRANSPORT INHIBITOR RESPONSE 1-like encodes MTFYSFPEEVWEHVFSFINSDRDRNAVSLVCKSWYEIERWSRRRVFVGNCYAVSPSIVIKRFPKVRSVELKGKPHFADFNLVPDGWGGYVFPWVEAMAKAYPWLEEIRLKRMVVTDEALELISGSFKNFKVLVLHTCEGFSNFGLASLATSCRKLEVLELRECDVDDYGGRWLSKFPNNCTSLVTLNISCLSSQWKLSDLDLLERLVARSPNLKSLLLNRAVPIERLTTIIRQAPHLIELGTGAFPDEVRADILSGLEKAFSGCKELKALSGFWDVVPMFLPAVYSICSQLTSLNLSSARIQGPDLGKLVGQCRNLHRLWVLDYIEDSGLEMIAECCKNLQELRVFPSEPYLREPNASLTERGLVSVSEGCPNLRSVLYFCRQMTNAALVTISNNRPNLTHFRLCILQPRTPDYLTLEPLDDGFGSIVRHCKSLRRLSLSGLLTDRVFMHIGAHAKKLEMLSVAFAGDSDLGLHYLLSGCESLRKLEIRDCPFGDKALLANAGKLETMRSLWMSSCPVSFATCKLLGQKMPRLNVEVMDERGPPTSRPESCHVEKLYIYRTVAGPRFDMLESVWLMDHCKNEQLTSKLS; translated from the exons ATGACGTTCTATTCCTTCCCGGAAGAGGTCTGGGAGCATGTATTCTCGTTCATTAACTCTGATAGAGACCGAAATGCGGTGTCTTTGGTCTGCAAATCTTGGTACGAGATCGAACGTTGGAGTAGGAGGCGGGTTTTTGTGGGGAACTGTTATGCTGTCAGTCCTTCTATCGTCATTAAACGATTTCCGAAGGTCAGATCCGTTGAGCTAAAGGGTAAACCACATTTTGCTGATTTCAATTTGGTGCCTGATGGATGGGGAGGCTATGTTTTTCCTTGGGTTGAAGCAATGGCGAAAGCTTATCCATGGTTGGAGGAGATTAGGTTGAAGAGAATGGTTGTGACTGACGAGGCGTTGGAATTGATCTCTGGGTCTTTCAAGAACTTCAAAGTTTTGGTCTTGCATACTTGTGAGGGGTTTTCAAATTTTGGACTCGCTTCACTTGCTACAAGTTGCAG GAAATTGGAAGTTCTAGAGTTGCGTGAATGTGATGTGGATGACTATGGTGGACGATGGCTCAGCAAATTCCCAAATAACTGCACATCACTTGTCACTCTTAACATTTCTTGCCTCAGCTCTCAGTGGAAATTATCCGATCTAGATCTCTTGGAGCGTCTTGTGGCTAGGAGTCCTAACTTGAAAAGTTTGCTGCTCAACCGTGCTGTGCCAATTGAGAGACTCACTACCATAATCCGACAAGCTCCTCATCTAATTGAGTTGGGAACTGGTGCATTTCCAGATGAAGTTCGAGCTGATATTTTGTCAGGCCTCGAAAAAGCTTTCTCGGGCTGCAAGGAACTTAAAGCCCTTTCAGGGTTTTGGGATGTAGTTCCAATGTTCCTTCCTGCTGTTTATTCTATCTGCTCTCAGCTTACTTCACTAAACTTAAGCTCCGCTAGGATCCAAGGCCCTGATCTCGGGAAGCTTGTTGGCCAGTGTCGTAATTTGCATCGTTTATGG GTACTTGATTATATTGAAGACAGTGGTCTGGAAATGATTGCTGAATGTTGCAAGAATCTGCAAGAGCTGAGAGTATTCCCTTCAGAACCGTATCTTCGAGAACCAAATGCATCCTTAACAGAACGAGGCTTAGTCTCAGTATCAGAGGGCTGCCCGAATCTTCGGTCAGTTCTATACTTCTGCCGCCAAATGACAAATGCAGCCTTAGTAACAATTTCCAACAACCGCCCGAACTTGACCCATTTCCGTCTCTGCATTCTCCAGCCACGCACTCCCGATTACCTAACCCTTGAACCATTGGATGACGGTTTTGGATCAATTGTTAGGCACTGCAAATCGCTCAGACGGCTCTCACTCTCTGGCCTCCTTACTGATCGTGTTTTCATGCACATTGGTGCTCATGCGAAGAAATTGGAGATGCTTTCAGTCGCTTTTGCTGGGGATAGTGATCTTGGTCTCCATTATTTACTTTCAGGATGTGAAAGCCTAAGGAAACTCGAAATTAGAGACTGCCCTTTTGGGGATAAGGCCCTCTTGGCAAATGCTGGAAAGCTGGAAACAATGCGATCCCTTTGGATGTCTTCTTGCCCGGTGAGTTTTGCAACTTGTAAGCTACTCGGTCAGAAGATGCCTAGGCTTAATGTCGAGGTTATGGACGAGAGAGGGCCTCCAACTTCAAGACCTGAAAGCTGTCATGTAGAGAAGCTCTACATATACAGGACGGTTGCAGGTCCAAGGTTCGACATGCTGGAATCTGTGTGGTTGATGGATCATTGTAAGAATGAACAATTAACATCGAAGCTGTCTTGA
- the LOC124932450 gene encoding glycine-rich protein 23-like — protein MGPGGPGGWGGGGGGGPGGWGGGGGGGPGGWGGGGPGGPGGLFGGFVNGICNLVGSCLSCICCCWLLQDCFGGGPGPGFGPPGGGGGRPF, from the exons ATGGGTCCCGGAGGACCAGGAGGTtggggtggtggtggtggtggcggcCCTGGTGGTTGGGgcggtggtggaggaggcggccCTGGTGGTTGGGGTGGTGGTGGCCCTGGAGGCCCCGGAGGTTTGTTTGGTGGATTTGTTAATGGCATATGTAACTTAGTCGGATCATG CTTGTCTTGCATATGCTGTTGCTGGCTGCTGCAAGATTGCTTTGGCGGTGGCCCGGGGCCAGGTTTTGGCCCTCCTGGTGGTGGTGGTGGCCGTCCATTCTAA
- the LOC124928600 gene encoding sodium/hydrogen exchanger 2-like, with translation MGLGEVVVIKLGGIMSASTEVTVNSMTLFVALLCACIVIGHLLEENRWLNESITAIVIGLCTGVVILLTSQGTTSRILQFDEEIFFIYLLPPIIFNAGFQVKKKHFFRNFMTIMLFGAVGTLISFGIISIGASCLFDKLDVGFLGTQDFLAIGAILSATDSVCTLQVLNQDETPFLYSLVFGEGVVNDATSIVLFNAIKKLDISHVDSFVAFQFFGNFAVLFTTSTFLGIAIGLISAYIIKKLYFGRHSTDREVALMILMAYLSYVMAELFDLSGILTVFFCGIVMSHYTWHNVTESSRVTTRHAFATLSFISEIFIFLYVGMDALDMEKWNIVSRRPWQSIGVSSVLLGLVLLGRAAFVFPLSFLCNLGMKSHDKMEFKQQVTIWWAGLMRGAVSMALAYNQFTSSGHTRIPVHAIMITSTITVVLFSTMVLGLMTKPLVRFLQPPSLSRTLSNHSSQNNLKSISVPLLSDWNSPEADDDTPTHHHNITRPTSIRMLLSAPTSTVHYYWRKFDNACMRPVFGGRGFVPQIPATPLDRSTAHILIS, from the exons ATGGGCCTAGGCGAAGTAGTTGTCATCAAATTGGGCGGCATAATGTCTGCCTCCACCGAAGTTACTGTCAATTCGATGACCTTGTTTGTTGCCCTCCTTTGCGCTTGCATTGTCATCGGTCATCTTCTCGAAGAAAATCGTTGGTTGAACGAATCAATCACTGCCATTGTCATT GGTTTATGCACTGGTGTCGTTATTTTACTAACTAGTCAGGGAACCACCTCAAGGATTCTACAGTTTGATGAAGAaattttcttcatttatcttcttcCTCCTATTATATTCAATGCCGG GTTTCAGGTGAAAAAGAAGCACTTCTTTCGAAATTTCATGACTATCATGTTGTTTGGTGCTGTTGGAACTTTGATATCCTTTGGAATCATTTCAATAG GTGCATCATGCTTATTTGATAAGCTGGACGTTGGTTTTCTTGGAACACAGGACTTTCTCG CAATTGGGGCAATCTTGTCAGCAACAGATTCTGTTTGCACTTTGCAG GTGCTTAATCAAGATGAAACACCTTTTCTATATAGTCTAGTCTTTGGGGAAGGAGTTGTCAATGATGCTACATCAATAGTCCTCTTCAATGCAATTAAAAAGCTTGACATTTCCCACGTTGACTCATTCGTTGCCTTTCAATTTTTTGGCAACTTTGCTGTTTTGTTTACCACAAGCACTTTTCTGGGTATTGCA ATTGGTTTGATTAGTGCTTACATCATTAAAAAGCTGTACTTTGGCCG GCATTCAACTGATCGTGAAGTTGCTCTCATGATTCTTATGGCCTATCTTTCATATGTTATGGCTGAG CTCTTTGATTTGAGTGGGATTCTAACTGTGTTCTTTTGCGGCATTGTCATGTCCCACTACACCTGGCATAATGTGACTGAGAGTTCAAGGGTAACTACCAG GCATGCATTTGCAACCTTGTCATTTATTTCTGAAATTTTCATCTTCCTCTATGTTGGCATGGATGCTTTGGATATGGAGAAGTGGAATATTGTTAGTAGAAG GCCGTGGCAATCCATTGGAGTGAGTTCGGTGCTACTTGGCCTTGTTCTATTAGGGAGGGCAGCTTTTGTGTTTCCACTCTCCTTCTTGTGTAACCTAGGCATGAAGTCCCATGATAAAATGGAATTTAAGCAACAG GTTACTATTTGGTGGGCTGGTCTCATGCGAGGAGCTGTCTCAATGGCACTTGCTTACAATCAG TTTACAAGTTCTGGCCATACAAGAATACCAGTTCATGCGATCATGATTACCAGCACCATCACAGTTGTTCTTTTCAGTACAATG gtTCTTGGGTTGATGACAAAACCTCTTGTAAGGTTCTTGCAGCCTCCATCATTGTCAAGAACATTAAGCAACCATTCATCACAAAATAATCTTAAGAGCATCTCAGTTCCACTCCTGAGCGATTGGAATAGTCCGGAAGCAGATGATGATACACCAACCCATCACCACAATATAACTCGGCCCACAAGCATACGAATGCTCTTAAGCGCCCCAACAAGTACTGTACACTATTATTGGAGAAAGTTTGACAATGCCTGCATGCGTCCAGTTTTTGGAGGAAGGGGATTCGTCCCTCAAATCCCTGCCACGCCCTTGGATAGGAGCACCGCTCATATCCTTATTTCATAA
- the LOC124931266 gene encoding stress response protein NST1, giving the protein MKRHLTEDNATGNRQTNKHPGTMNQKMKKNLKRMGGGGLSLEAFVNAKSRNDQYNPSLIKKQREFYKNAKCIRKYKKLKQQDPQNDPSASISKMENLVIPHEQHEEKLEEASKPYQKNRKNRKSERSLNELYERKREEDEKAKAEMEAIVKAKREGRERAESRRKDLKEKMLKKTKSGQPVMKYRIEHMLESIKASTS; this is encoded by the exons ATGAAGCGCCATCTCACCGAAGATAATGCTACTGGAAACAGACAGACAAACAAGCATCCTGGAACGATGAAtcagaagatgaagaaaaaccTAAAGAGGATGGGAGGAGGAGGTCTCTCTCTTGAAGCCTTCGTCAATGCCAAATCCAGGAATGATCAATACAACCCTTCTCTAATCA AGAAGCAAAGAGAATTCTATAAAAATGCGAAATGTATACGCAAATATAAGAAACTGAAGCAACAAGACCCGCAGAATGATCCATCTGCATCTATATCAAAAATGGAG AACTTGGTTATACCACACGAAcaacatgaagaaaaattggaGGAAGCTAGTAAACCTTACCAGAAGAACAGGAAGAACAGAAAGAGCGAAAGGAGCTTGAATGAATTGTATGAGAGGAAGCGTGAGGAAGATGAAAAGGCCAAAGCTGAAATGGAGGCAATTGTTAAAGCAAAGAGGGAAGGAAGGGAAAGAGCTGAGTCCCGTAGAAAAGATTTGAAAGAGAAAATGCTGAAGAAAACAAAGTCCGGGCAGCCAGTGATGAAGTATAGAATTGAGCATATGTTAGAATCGATCAAAGCATCAACTAGTTAG
- the LOC124929722 gene encoding auxin response factor 4-like, protein MQIQPPPKKKRMNLFEDPGEGSWRKGNFNDEKDDLNGHLTYAPLWLACAGSQASIPCENDQVFYFPQGHLQQIEEACKEIDDHMVMPIYNIPSKIPCRVVNVLLKAEVNDEVVAHINLFPLKAYDEIKLQQQQGAGGSSFEDEDLNNNNKKKNADFSYSFCKKLTPSDSSTHGGFSIPKRHVQCFPPLDMKQDPPSMELVVKDLHGVEWNFNHIYRGTPKRHLLTGGWSSFASTKKLVAGDTCIFIRGANGELHVGIRPTLRNPYTDRSVTMQNIKHGLLSNLTSAFSSSSIFTVYYRPWYSPGEFMIPCDRFMNSTALNYSIGTRFKMQIENRQCLVGAVGRSSKVTGTIVGAKVIDPVRWPDSEWNCLKVQWDDSLPFETPPLPLPQRVSPWWIEPENDQKVNPSICFPPKTRGCKLFGVDISVNNYQDQFFPAPVPPPAAAAAFEMCINNNQSNPRVKSRRTCTKVRKHGTTIGRSVDLSRFENYIQLTWELDRMFNLKGILILNLGWRVMYDYMDGERIVRRIIGNCPWQEFTSKVQTILIIPFKRGEASPSWAIGC, encoded by the exons ATGCAGATTCAGCCACCACCAAAAA AGAAAAGAATGAATCTTTTCGAGGATCCAGGAGAAGGGTCATGGAGAAAAGGAAACTTCAATGATGAAAAAG ATGATTTGAATGGGCACTTAACATATGCTCCATTGTGGCTGGCCTGTGCTGGTTCCCAAGCTTCCATTCCATGTGAAAATGACCAAGTTTTCTACTTCCCTCAAGGTCATCTACAACAg ATTGAAGAAGCTTGTAAAGAGATTGATGATCATATGGTGATGCCGATCTATAATATTCCAAGCAAAATTCCTTGCAGAGTAGTCAATGTTCTGTTAAAG GCTGAAGTGAATGATGAGGTTGTTGCACACATTAATTTGTTTCCTCTTAAAGCTTATGATGAAATAAAG CTGCAGCAGCAACAAGGAGCTGGTGGTTCAAGTTTTGAAGATGAAGacttgaataataataataagaagaagaatgcTGATTTCAGCTATTCTTTCTGCAAGAAGCTCACCCCATCTGATAGTAGCACTCATGGTGGATTCTCGATTCCAAAGCGACATGTTCAATGTTTCCCGCCTTTG GACATGAAACAAGATCCCCCATCAATGGAACTGGTGGTGAAGGATTTGCATGGAGTGGAATGgaattttaatcatatttatcgtg GGACACCAAAGAGGCACTTACTTACTGGCGGTTGGAGTTCTTTTGCCAGCACTAAGAAGCTTGTTGCTGGTGACACTTGCATATTCATCAG AGGGGCAAATGGGGAATTACATGTTGGAATTCGCCCAACACTAAGAAATCCGTATACAGATCGTTCAGTAACCATGCAGAACATTAAACATGGCCTTTTATCAAATCTAACCTCTGCCTTTTCTTCCTCGTCAATATTTACTGTCTATTACCGTCCCTG GTATAGTCCTGGCGAGTTTATGATACCATGTGACCGTTTTATGAATTCAACCGCTCTTAACTATTCAATCGGAACAAGATTCAAAATGCAAATTGAAAACCGACAATGTCTTGTTGGAGCAGTAGGAAGAAGctcaaa AGTTACAGGTACTATAGTTGGCGCCAAAGTAATTGATCCTGTCCGTTGGCCTGATTCAGAATGGAATTGCCTAAAA GTGCAATGGGATGACTCTTTACCTTTCGAGACACCTCCTCTTCCTCTACCCCAAAGGGTTTCTCCATGGTGGATTGAACCTGAGAATGATCAGAAGGTTAATCCATCTATCTGTTTCCCCCCCAAAACTAGAGGCTGCAAACTATTTGGAGTTGACATTAGTGTTAACAATTATCAAGACCAGTTTTTTCCAGCTCCAGTTCCAccaccagcagcagcagcagctttCGAGAtgtgtattaataataatcagAGCAATCCCCGGGTCAAGAGTAGAAGAACTTGCACAAAG GTAAGGAAACATGGAACAACTATTGGGAGATCGGTTGATTTGTCGCGCTTTGAGAACTACATTCAACTCACTTGGGAGCTTGATCGTATGTTTAATTTGAAAGGAATATTGATACTTAACTTGGGATGGCGAGTGATGTACGATTATATGGATGGTGAAAGGATTGTAAGGAGGATTATTGGAAATTGTCCATGGCA AGAATTTACATCCAAAGTGCAGACAATTTTGATTATTCCTTTCAAGAGGGGAGAAGCATCTCCGTCTTGGGCAATTGGATGctga